One region of Trichoderma breve strain T069 chromosome 7 map unlocalized scaffold00007, whole genome shotgun sequence genomic DNA includes:
- a CDS encoding inosine-uridine preferring nucleoside hydrolase domain-containing protein yields MKSHKPIVALGADRPLQDEIVTAEHIHGADGLHNVHNTYPHLAPSDAWNDLFDGDADDSAKHATYSPFFTASKAPAHKEMLRILKDNPLDTISILAMGRLTNVALAAAEDPETFLKVKEVVIMGGAVNVPGNVTPVAEFNTYADRVAAARLYALTLLLPVSTMPPASENFANLPAYPAKLSRRLKLTLLPLDITTRHTISKNVLNQRIKPFIDAGSPLALWIAHCLNGAIGGVADMVGYGVDAGFSLHDVCTFWYAMTPNDPAWKIPDTPEDIRIKTTGQWTKGIYIIDSRNRSRQGQAVLAGKEGAGDPMGWLSHTRGNRLNRITSSPVEGVFDIWMEKVFEN; encoded by the exons ATGAAATCTCATAAGCCAATCGTGGCTCTAGGAGCGGATCGCCCACTACAAGACGAGATTGTCACCGCTGAGCATATCC ATGGTGCGGACGGGTTGCACAATGTTCACAATACATACCCTCATCTGGCGCCTTCGGATGCCTGGAATGACCTTTTCGATGGCGACGCAGATGATTCGGCCAAACATGCAACCTACTCGCCTTTCTTTACGGCATCCAAGGCGCCTGCTCACAAGGAGATGCTCCGTATTCTGAAAGATAACCCTCTCGACACTATCAGTATCCTGGCCATGGGTCGACTAACCAATGTAGCCCTTGCAGCTGCCGAAGATCCTGAGACCTTTCTCAAGGTGAAAGAAGTCGTCATTATGGGCGGTGCTGTAAATGTTCCAGGAAACGTAACACCAGTCGCAGAGTTCAACACGTACGCTGATAGAGTTGCGGCGGCTCGACTCTATGCACTTACCTTGTTATTGCCTGTTTCCACCATGCCACCAGCATCCGAGAACTTTGCCAATCTGCCAGCTTATCCAGCTAAACTTAGTCGGCGCTTGAAGTTGACGCTCCTCCCATTGGATATCACCACTAGACACACCATCTCGAAGAATGTTCTCAACCAGCGTATCAAGCCTTTTATCGACGCCGGCAGTCCGCTTGCATTGTGGATCGCTCATTGTCTTAATGGAGCCATAGGCGGTGTCGCGGATATGGTTGGCTATGGCGTGGACGCAGGTTTCTCATTACATGATGTGTGTACGTTCTGGTACGCCATGACGCCAAATGATCCAGCATGGAAAATACCTGATACACCAGAGGATATTCGCATAAAAACAACCGGTCAATGGACTAAAGGCATATATATCATCGACAGTCGAAACAGGTCtcgccaaggccaagcagtTTTAGCTGGCA AAGAAGGAGCAGGAGACCCAATGGGATGGTTGAGCCATACGAGAGGCAACAGGCTTAATCGAATTACTTCTTCGCCAGTTGAAGGTGTCTTTGACATCTGGATGGAAAAGGTTTTTGAGAACTAA
- a CDS encoding major facilitator superfamily domain-containing protein, whose protein sequence is MEKSQEDPNVSSPQTNPQADSKPKENSAQDVEKASDATPTPPATDYPSGINLIILFVGLFLAALCVGLDRTVVATAIPKITSDFNSLDDVGWYGSAYLLTNCCFQLFFGKLYAEFPVKWVFLTALLIFEVGSIVCATAPSSVALIVGRAVAGIGGAGIVSGTLIILSRCLPLHKRPKYTGAMGGSVGIAQITSPTLGGVFTDKVTWRWCFWINLPLGAVTLLTVLFLVKIPTDPIRKTKGTIKGFLDRFDLIGTLVLIPWVICLLLALQWGGNQYFWNSWRIILLLILFAVLFILWVFIQYKQGDKATLPLRIVKQRSMASGMIYMFCLFSAFFVINYYVPIWFQSVKGVSAYKSGIYFLTMSAGLSLAVIASGFLTTRIGYFVPNMIMSTILSSVGAGLIYSFDPHTSTGLWVPSLIIMGVGIGIGAQQPLMVAQTVFKGPDIALSTSALIFTQTLAGTIFLSVAENIFQNQLISQLHKMVPEIDSRDIIETGASSLRPFIEAKFPQYLTAVLTAYNNAIRHVLLLSVIFACLNAIPDAFMEWVSPVKRGKPAAKADATDAKTAENVKEVSSNKGCSK, encoded by the exons ATGGAGAAATCTCAAGA AGATCCCAACGTTAGCTCTCCCCAGACAAACCCTCAAGCCGACAGCAAGCCCAAAGAGAACTCTGCCCAAGATGTCGAAAAAGCATCTGATGCTACTCCGACACCTCCTGCAACTGACTATCCCAGTGGTATTAACTTGATCATTCTCTTTGTGGGCCTCTTTCTTGCTGCCCTTTGCGTCGGCCTC GATCGTACCGTTGTTGCTACTGCTATTCCTAAAATAACCAGCGACTTCAACTCCCTCGACGATGTGGGCTGGTACGGCTCCGCATACCTCCTGACCAATTGCTGCTTCCAACTCTTCTTCGGCAAGCTTTATGCAGAGTTTCCAGTAAAATGGGTATTTCTCACTGCGCTGCTCATATTTGAAGTTGGATCCATTGTATGCGCTACGGCGCCGAGCTCGGTCGCTCTGATTGTAGGAAGAGCAGTGGCGGGAATAGGAGGTGCAGGGATCGTTTCTGGAACTCTTATT ATTCTCTCGAGATGTCTACCATTGCACAAACGTCCGAAATACACCGGCGCCATGGGTGGCTCTGTGGGCATCGCTCAAATCACTTCGCCCACACTCGGAGGCGTCTTCACTGACAAAGTTACTTGGA GGTGGTGCTTCTGGATCAACCTTCCACTGGGCGCCGTGACCCTACTGACGGTGCTTTTCCTTGTAAAGATCCCCACTGACCCCATCCGCAAGACGAAAGGTACAATTAAGGGGTTTCTCGATCGATTCGACCTCATCGGTACCTTGGTACTTATCCCTTGGGTCATCTGccttctcttggccttgcaATGGGGTGGAAACCAATATTTTTGGAATTCTTGGAGAATtatccttcttcttatcctcTTCGCAGTTCTCTTCATCCTGTGGGTTTTCATTCAATATAAGCAGGGTGATAAGGCCACGCTTCCACTGCGTATTGTCAAGCAGAGGTCCATGGCTTCTGGGATGATATACATGTTCTGTCTATTCTCAGCTTTTTTTGTCATCAACTATTACGTTCCCATCTGGTTTCAGTCCGTCAAGGGCGTTTCGGCATACAAGTCGGGCATCTACTTTCTAACAATGAGCGCTGGTCTATCTTTGGCTGTTATAGCCTCAGGGTTCCTA ACAACTCGTATCGGCTATTTTGTTCCCAACATGATCATGTCAACTATACTATCTTCCGTGGGGGCTGGCCTCATCTACTCATTTGATCCCCATACAAGTACTGGACTTTG GGTTCCATCTCTCATCATTATGGGCGTTGGTATTGGTATCGGCgctcagcagcctctcaTGGTCGCCCAAACCGTCTTCAAAGGCCCCGATATTGCTCTCTCTACCTCTGCTCTTATTTTCACTCAGACTCTTGCAGGTACAATTTTCCTCTCTGTAGCTGAAAATATCTTTCAGAATCAGCTCATCTCTCAACTACATAAGATGGTCCCCGAAATCGACTCACGCGACATCATTGAGACTGGCGCCTCGAGCCTTCGACCATTTATCGAAGCCAAGTTTCCCCAGTATTTAACTGCCGTTTTGACAGCTTACAACAATGCTATTCgtcatgttcttcttctgtcgGTCATATTTGCATGCCTCAACGCCATTCCGGACGCATTTATGGAGTGGGTAAGCCCAGTGAAGAGAGGAAAGCCAGCAGCCAAGGCAGATGCAACCGATGCAAAGACAGCAGAAAACGTCAAAGAAGTATCTTCTAATAAGGGCTGTAGTAAATGA
- a CDS encoding methyltransferase domain-containing protein has product MSAPHLSKEALSTWEVNAEFWNSGVGEHGNKYWKQLQEPSLQRLLAPSFSKQGCTALELATGNGLCARWLADNGAASIIATDGTFGMLEQAKKYENADRDGKISFSKLDVTDANDFEPLVEKAAEIGGFDIVLMNMAIMDVATLDPLADALPKLLRKDGVFVATILHPVFFTSTYSRNIEITFDPLTGEQHIIRSKVIKEYLHVKPSKGVFIVGQPTKQYYFHRPLHELFAVFFKRGLALDALEEPSFTEEDAVPERVEASCNFPQLPAILSFRFKRSA; this is encoded by the exons ATGTCGGCTCCCCATCTCAGTAAAGAAGCTCTCTCCACATGGGAAGTCAATGCCGAATTCTGGAACTCTGGCGTCGGCGAGCACGGCAATAAATACTGGAAACAGCTTCAAGAACCGTCTCTCCAGCGCCTCCTTGCCCCCAGCTTCAGCAAGCAGGGCTGCACGGCTTTGGAGTTGGCTACTGGCAATGGTCTTTGTGCTCGCTGGCTCGCGGACAACGGCGCTGCTAGCATCATCGCCACAGATGGCACTTTCGGCATGCTAGAGCAGGCTAAGAAGTACGAGAATGCGGATCGAGATGGCAAAATATCTTTTAGCAAGCTGGACGTGACCGATGCGAACGACTTTGAGCCCCTCGTGGAAAAAGCTGCCGAG ATTGGCGGTTTCGATATTGTCCTCATGAACATGGCGATCATGGACGTCGCCACTCTTGATCCTCTCGCAGACGCGCTTCCGAAACTACTCAGGAAGGACGGCGT TTTCGTAGCCACCATCCTCCACCCAGTCTTCTTCACATCCACCTATTCCCGCAACATCGAAATCACATTCGACCCCTTGACCGGCGAGCAACACATCATCCGTAGCAAAGTTATCAAGGAATACCTCCACGTCAAGCCATCTAAAGGCGTTTTCATTGTGGGACAGCCTACAAAACAG TATTACTTCCACCGCCCTCTCCATGAACTAttcgccgtcttcttcaagagaGGCCTGGCATTGGATGCACTTGAAGAGCCTAGTTTtaccgaagaagatgctgtcCCGGAGAGAGTGGAGGCTTCATGCAACTTTCCACAACTGCCGGCTATCCTGTCATTCCGATTTAAAAGATCAGCTTAG